The following proteins come from a genomic window of Liolophura sinensis isolate JHLJ2023 chromosome 13, CUHK_Ljap_v2, whole genome shotgun sequence:
- the LOC135480635 gene encoding breast cancer anti-estrogen resistance protein 3 homolog isoform X2, translated as MVTLERVICRQPPLTHITMKRVSAKMTLCYDEMKSISDDYANLFSEDVFICHVRGKRQRSGKRGQGQVPSSPSPPSQLPTSSGLQRSQSAHAAAPYGSIYQDCNALTASPEKMQQDLQTELRGDSNELSSHIWYHGNIPRQRAEKLVESKGDYLVRDCVSQPGNFVLTCNWMGVALHFIINAKVVNPAAGGPPRVFYQFEDVSCQSVPDLLQYYRDMAKPVTESSGVIITNPIGRSMPLSYYDTKYGATANLSAKLGLQGTHTPSQSPKPSPFASPNRSPKLRRTPHRTGSQPLLSVDRGNKARSPSPLADQFGSLPSINNAPPPCPKTQGVLSPVVGFHHRSGSEPLLTPTNEHVTFSYEADFEEKMTPASSDSSLNKAPPPKPSRVPSVKYVKKPKVQLRNKKLYEDEEDRDYTDYDTIKSKPSWLKSYLGETEGAKRQLQAGDLTQVTMNTSHGDQNIYDNNVVKGHTEPIYEALQDNSEKYKRQNGTKSSQMQNGNSDSTNKNDDKGGFQETFYDVDFLRNRVIHLPKPDNEPGFNVDSFTTSLLPQENRPLEASGMVKVKTLLLECNAKILARHLTQVDLEVSKVIGEDDLGLGVQSGLELLTLPQGRQLRQDLMERCRCMHMFVATMILTCSGILERARMLSQWINIAMELRTSMGNLFGFTAVMEGLMADEIQRLRDTWMILRQNHTSSAFLFDTKLKTFHKTLTDANGALPVQNICIPNVASYISLMERDSNNIMDMLPWESVDDEAGLDAFLSHLEMGREISSQFNTYRAMGQAVLKDFREDRELRDTFMTAFHLRLLWGSRGAGVNRPDRYNKYKQLMMVLSERAEKPDDVGTEL; from the exons GGAAGAGAGGTCAAGGTCAAGTGCCTTCGTCGCCTTCACCGCCATCGCAGCTGCCAACTTCCTCTGGTCTCCAGCGATCTCAGAGTGCACA tgcGGCTGCCCCATACGGTTCAATCTACCAAGACTGCAATGCGCTGACTGCGTCGCCAGAGAAAATGCAACAGGACCTGCAAACAGAGCTGCGAGGCGACTCAAATGAGTTGAGCAGCCATATTTGGTACCATGGCAACATACCACGCCAAAGAGCAGAAAAACTTGTGGAATCAAAGGGAGACTACTTGGTAAGGGACTGCGTCTCTCAGCCTGGGAACTTTGTTCTGACCTGTAACTGGATGGGTGTGGCCTTGCATTTTATAATCAATGCAAAAGTGGTTAACCCTGCAGCGGGAGGACCCCCACGAGTGTTTTACCAGTTCGAGGATGTGTCATGTCAGAGCGTCCCCGATCTCCTGCAGTATTATCGTGACATGGCTAAGCCAGTCACAGAGAGCTCCGGAGTTATCATCACCAATCCCATTGGTAGATCCATGCCACTCAGTTATTATGACACCAAGTATGGTGCCACTGCGAACCTGAGCGCCAAACTTGGCCTGCAGGGCACCCACACACCAAGCCAGAGTCCGAAACCAAGCCCCTTTGCATCGCCGAATCGTAGCCCGAAATTACGCAGGACCCCTCATCGAACAGGAAGTCAGCCATTGCTGTCTGTTGACCGTGGAAATAAGGCACGGTCGCCGTCCCCATTGGCCGATCAGTTTGGCAGCTTGCCAAGCATAAACAACGCACCCCCGCCTTGTCCAAAAACTCAAGGGGTTTTGTCCCCTGTGGTGGGATTTCATCACCGCTCTGGCAGTGAGCCCCTGCTGACACCCACCAATGAACATGTGACATTTAGTTACGAGGCAGATTTTGAAGAGAAAATGACTCCGGCGAGTTCAGATAGCAGCCTGAATAAAGCACCGCCCCCAAAACCTAGCCGAGTACCCTCTGTGAAGTATGTGAAGAAGCCGAAAGTCCAGCTGAGAAACAAGAAACTCTACGAGGATGAGGAGGATCGCGATTACACGGACTACGATACGATTAAATCCAAACCTAGCTGGCTGAAGTCTTATCTGGGTGAAACAGAGGGGGCCAAACGCCAGCTCCAGGCTGGTGACCTTACTCAGGTGACTATGAACACTTCGCATGGCGATCAAAACATTTACGACAACAACGTGGTGAAGGGACACACAGAGCCCATTTATGAAGCTCTCCAGGACAATTCTGAAAAGTACAAAAGGCAAAATGGCACCAAGTCTTCTCAGATGCAAAACGGTAATTCTGACTCTACCAACAAGAACGATGACAAAGGAGGTTTCCAAGAGACGTTTTACGATGTGGACTTTTTGCGAAACCGTGTGATACATTTACCAAAGCCAGACAATGAACCGGGTTTTAATGTCGACTCCTTTACAACGTCGCTTTTACCGCAGGAAAATCGTCCTCTGGAGGCGTCAGGGATGGTCAAGGTGAAAACACTGTTGTTAGAATGTAACGCCAAGATTTTGGCAAGACATTTGACTCAAGTTGACCTTGAAGTGTCAAAGGTTATAGGTGAAGATGACCTTGGCCTTGGAGTTCAgtctggtctagaattactaacATTAccacaggggagacaacttcgTCAAGATCTCATGGAGAG GTGTCGCTGTATGCACATGTTCGTGGCCACCATGATTCTCACCTGTTCAGGTATTCTGGAGAGAGCCAGGATGTTGAGTCAGTGGATTAACATTGCCATGGAGCTGAGGACATCCATGGGGAACCTGTTTGGCTTCACTGCCGTTATGGAAGGATTGATGGCTGATGAG ATCCAGAGATTACGAGATACTTGGATGATTTTGCGGCAAAACCACACCAGTAGTGCTTTCTTGTTCGACACGAAACTAAAAACTTTCCATAAGACGCTGACAGACGCCAATGGGGCGCTTCCTGTCCAAAACATCTGCATTCCCAACGTCGCGTCGTACATCAGCCTGATGGAGCGTGATTCGAACAACATCATGGACATGTTGCCATGGGAATCTGTGGATGATGAGGCTGGATTGGACGCATTTTTATCGCATCTCGAAATGGGGCGTGAGATTTCAAGTCAGTTCAACACCTATCGTGCCATGGGACAGGCGGTGCTGAAGGACTTTAGGGAGGACCGCGAACTGCGCGATACATTCATGACCGCATTTCATCTGCGGTTGCTTTGGGGTTCACGAGGGGCGGGTGTGAACCGACCAGACCGATACAACAAGTATAAACAATTAATGATGGTTTTGTCGGAGAGAGCCGAGAAACCAGATGATGTTGGCACAGAATTGTAG
- the LOC135480635 gene encoding breast cancer anti-estrogen resistance protein 3-like isoform X4: MATYCCIPVTTSPSARCKRGKRGQGQVPSSPSPPSQLPTSSGLQRSQSAHAAAPYGSIYQDCNALTASPEKMQQDLQTELRGDSNELSSHIWYHGNIPRQRAEKLVESKGDYLVRDCVSQPGNFVLTCNWMGVALHFIINAKVVNPAAGGPPRVFYQFEDVSCQSVPDLLQYYRDMAKPVTESSGVIITNPIGRSMPLSYYDTKYGATANLSAKLGLQGTHTPSQSPKPSPFASPNRSPKLRRTPHRTGSQPLLSVDRGNKARSPSPLADQFGSLPSINNAPPPCPKTQGVLSPVVGFHHRSGSEPLLTPTNEHVTFSYEADFEEKMTPASSDSSLNKAPPPKPSRVPSVKYVKKPKVQLRNKKLYEDEEDRDYTDYDTIKSKPSWLKSYLGETEGAKRQLQAGDLTQVTMNTSHGDQNIYDNNVVKGHTEPIYEALQDNSEKYKRQNGTKSSQMQNGNSDSTNKNDDKGGFQETFYDVDFLRNRVIHLPKPDNEPGFNVDSFTTSLLPQENRPLEASGMVKVKTLLLECNAKILARHLTQVDLEVSKVIGEDDLGLGVQSGLELLTLPQGRQLRQDLMERCRCMHMFVATMILTCSGILERARMLSQWINIAMELRTSMGNLFGFTAVMEGLMADEIQRLRDTWMILRQNHTSSAFLFDTKLKTFHKTLTDANGALPVQNICIPNVASYISLMERDSNNIMDMLPWESVDDEAGLDAFLSHLEMGREISSQFNTYRAMGQAVLKDFREDRELRDTFMTAFHLRLLWGSRGAGVNRPDRYNKYKQLMMVLSERAEKPDDVGTEL, from the exons GGAAGAGAGGTCAAGGTCAAGTGCCTTCGTCGCCTTCACCGCCATCGCAGCTGCCAACTTCCTCTGGTCTCCAGCGATCTCAGAGTGCACA tgcGGCTGCCCCATACGGTTCAATCTACCAAGACTGCAATGCGCTGACTGCGTCGCCAGAGAAAATGCAACAGGACCTGCAAACAGAGCTGCGAGGCGACTCAAATGAGTTGAGCAGCCATATTTGGTACCATGGCAACATACCACGCCAAAGAGCAGAAAAACTTGTGGAATCAAAGGGAGACTACTTGGTAAGGGACTGCGTCTCTCAGCCTGGGAACTTTGTTCTGACCTGTAACTGGATGGGTGTGGCCTTGCATTTTATAATCAATGCAAAAGTGGTTAACCCTGCAGCGGGAGGACCCCCACGAGTGTTTTACCAGTTCGAGGATGTGTCATGTCAGAGCGTCCCCGATCTCCTGCAGTATTATCGTGACATGGCTAAGCCAGTCACAGAGAGCTCCGGAGTTATCATCACCAATCCCATTGGTAGATCCATGCCACTCAGTTATTATGACACCAAGTATGGTGCCACTGCGAACCTGAGCGCCAAACTTGGCCTGCAGGGCACCCACACACCAAGCCAGAGTCCGAAACCAAGCCCCTTTGCATCGCCGAATCGTAGCCCGAAATTACGCAGGACCCCTCATCGAACAGGAAGTCAGCCATTGCTGTCTGTTGACCGTGGAAATAAGGCACGGTCGCCGTCCCCATTGGCCGATCAGTTTGGCAGCTTGCCAAGCATAAACAACGCACCCCCGCCTTGTCCAAAAACTCAAGGGGTTTTGTCCCCTGTGGTGGGATTTCATCACCGCTCTGGCAGTGAGCCCCTGCTGACACCCACCAATGAACATGTGACATTTAGTTACGAGGCAGATTTTGAAGAGAAAATGACTCCGGCGAGTTCAGATAGCAGCCTGAATAAAGCACCGCCCCCAAAACCTAGCCGAGTACCCTCTGTGAAGTATGTGAAGAAGCCGAAAGTCCAGCTGAGAAACAAGAAACTCTACGAGGATGAGGAGGATCGCGATTACACGGACTACGATACGATTAAATCCAAACCTAGCTGGCTGAAGTCTTATCTGGGTGAAACAGAGGGGGCCAAACGCCAGCTCCAGGCTGGTGACCTTACTCAGGTGACTATGAACACTTCGCATGGCGATCAAAACATTTACGACAACAACGTGGTGAAGGGACACACAGAGCCCATTTATGAAGCTCTCCAGGACAATTCTGAAAAGTACAAAAGGCAAAATGGCACCAAGTCTTCTCAGATGCAAAACGGTAATTCTGACTCTACCAACAAGAACGATGACAAAGGAGGTTTCCAAGAGACGTTTTACGATGTGGACTTTTTGCGAAACCGTGTGATACATTTACCAAAGCCAGACAATGAACCGGGTTTTAATGTCGACTCCTTTACAACGTCGCTTTTACCGCAGGAAAATCGTCCTCTGGAGGCGTCAGGGATGGTCAAGGTGAAAACACTGTTGTTAGAATGTAACGCCAAGATTTTGGCAAGACATTTGACTCAAGTTGACCTTGAAGTGTCAAAGGTTATAGGTGAAGATGACCTTGGCCTTGGAGTTCAgtctggtctagaattactaacATTAccacaggggagacaacttcgTCAAGATCTCATGGAGAG GTGTCGCTGTATGCACATGTTCGTGGCCACCATGATTCTCACCTGTTCAGGTATTCTGGAGAGAGCCAGGATGTTGAGTCAGTGGATTAACATTGCCATGGAGCTGAGGACATCCATGGGGAACCTGTTTGGCTTCACTGCCGTTATGGAAGGATTGATGGCTGATGAG ATCCAGAGATTACGAGATACTTGGATGATTTTGCGGCAAAACCACACCAGTAGTGCTTTCTTGTTCGACACGAAACTAAAAACTTTCCATAAGACGCTGACAGACGCCAATGGGGCGCTTCCTGTCCAAAACATCTGCATTCCCAACGTCGCGTCGTACATCAGCCTGATGGAGCGTGATTCGAACAACATCATGGACATGTTGCCATGGGAATCTGTGGATGATGAGGCTGGATTGGACGCATTTTTATCGCATCTCGAAATGGGGCGTGAGATTTCAAGTCAGTTCAACACCTATCGTGCCATGGGACAGGCGGTGCTGAAGGACTTTAGGGAGGACCGCGAACTGCGCGATACATTCATGACCGCATTTCATCTGCGGTTGCTTTGGGGTTCACGAGGGGCGGGTGTGAACCGACCAGACCGATACAACAAGTATAAACAATTAATGATGGTTTTGTCGGAGAGAGCCGAGAAACCAGATGATGTTGGCACAGAATTGTAG
- the LOC135480635 gene encoding breast cancer anti-estrogen resistance protein 3 homolog isoform X1, giving the protein MSSMHIPISTWLEATGLLEYLPIFDQFSGVEELLTITEGDLRGLGVKISAHRAKLISSLQVLKMKYEKAQGKRGQGQVPSSPSPPSQLPTSSGLQRSQSAHAAAPYGSIYQDCNALTASPEKMQQDLQTELRGDSNELSSHIWYHGNIPRQRAEKLVESKGDYLVRDCVSQPGNFVLTCNWMGVALHFIINAKVVNPAAGGPPRVFYQFEDVSCQSVPDLLQYYRDMAKPVTESSGVIITNPIGRSMPLSYYDTKYGATANLSAKLGLQGTHTPSQSPKPSPFASPNRSPKLRRTPHRTGSQPLLSVDRGNKARSPSPLADQFGSLPSINNAPPPCPKTQGVLSPVVGFHHRSGSEPLLTPTNEHVTFSYEADFEEKMTPASSDSSLNKAPPPKPSRVPSVKYVKKPKVQLRNKKLYEDEEDRDYTDYDTIKSKPSWLKSYLGETEGAKRQLQAGDLTQVTMNTSHGDQNIYDNNVVKGHTEPIYEALQDNSEKYKRQNGTKSSQMQNGNSDSTNKNDDKGGFQETFYDVDFLRNRVIHLPKPDNEPGFNVDSFTTSLLPQENRPLEASGMVKVKTLLLECNAKILARHLTQVDLEVSKVIGEDDLGLGVQSGLELLTLPQGRQLRQDLMERCRCMHMFVATMILTCSGILERARMLSQWINIAMELRTSMGNLFGFTAVMEGLMADEIQRLRDTWMILRQNHTSSAFLFDTKLKTFHKTLTDANGALPVQNICIPNVASYISLMERDSNNIMDMLPWESVDDEAGLDAFLSHLEMGREISSQFNTYRAMGQAVLKDFREDRELRDTFMTAFHLRLLWGSRGAGVNRPDRYNKYKQLMMVLSERAEKPDDVGTEL; this is encoded by the exons GGAAGAGAGGTCAAGGTCAAGTGCCTTCGTCGCCTTCACCGCCATCGCAGCTGCCAACTTCCTCTGGTCTCCAGCGATCTCAGAGTGCACA tgcGGCTGCCCCATACGGTTCAATCTACCAAGACTGCAATGCGCTGACTGCGTCGCCAGAGAAAATGCAACAGGACCTGCAAACAGAGCTGCGAGGCGACTCAAATGAGTTGAGCAGCCATATTTGGTACCATGGCAACATACCACGCCAAAGAGCAGAAAAACTTGTGGAATCAAAGGGAGACTACTTGGTAAGGGACTGCGTCTCTCAGCCTGGGAACTTTGTTCTGACCTGTAACTGGATGGGTGTGGCCTTGCATTTTATAATCAATGCAAAAGTGGTTAACCCTGCAGCGGGAGGACCCCCACGAGTGTTTTACCAGTTCGAGGATGTGTCATGTCAGAGCGTCCCCGATCTCCTGCAGTATTATCGTGACATGGCTAAGCCAGTCACAGAGAGCTCCGGAGTTATCATCACCAATCCCATTGGTAGATCCATGCCACTCAGTTATTATGACACCAAGTATGGTGCCACTGCGAACCTGAGCGCCAAACTTGGCCTGCAGGGCACCCACACACCAAGCCAGAGTCCGAAACCAAGCCCCTTTGCATCGCCGAATCGTAGCCCGAAATTACGCAGGACCCCTCATCGAACAGGAAGTCAGCCATTGCTGTCTGTTGACCGTGGAAATAAGGCACGGTCGCCGTCCCCATTGGCCGATCAGTTTGGCAGCTTGCCAAGCATAAACAACGCACCCCCGCCTTGTCCAAAAACTCAAGGGGTTTTGTCCCCTGTGGTGGGATTTCATCACCGCTCTGGCAGTGAGCCCCTGCTGACACCCACCAATGAACATGTGACATTTAGTTACGAGGCAGATTTTGAAGAGAAAATGACTCCGGCGAGTTCAGATAGCAGCCTGAATAAAGCACCGCCCCCAAAACCTAGCCGAGTACCCTCTGTGAAGTATGTGAAGAAGCCGAAAGTCCAGCTGAGAAACAAGAAACTCTACGAGGATGAGGAGGATCGCGATTACACGGACTACGATACGATTAAATCCAAACCTAGCTGGCTGAAGTCTTATCTGGGTGAAACAGAGGGGGCCAAACGCCAGCTCCAGGCTGGTGACCTTACTCAGGTGACTATGAACACTTCGCATGGCGATCAAAACATTTACGACAACAACGTGGTGAAGGGACACACAGAGCCCATTTATGAAGCTCTCCAGGACAATTCTGAAAAGTACAAAAGGCAAAATGGCACCAAGTCTTCTCAGATGCAAAACGGTAATTCTGACTCTACCAACAAGAACGATGACAAAGGAGGTTTCCAAGAGACGTTTTACGATGTGGACTTTTTGCGAAACCGTGTGATACATTTACCAAAGCCAGACAATGAACCGGGTTTTAATGTCGACTCCTTTACAACGTCGCTTTTACCGCAGGAAAATCGTCCTCTGGAGGCGTCAGGGATGGTCAAGGTGAAAACACTGTTGTTAGAATGTAACGCCAAGATTTTGGCAAGACATTTGACTCAAGTTGACCTTGAAGTGTCAAAGGTTATAGGTGAAGATGACCTTGGCCTTGGAGTTCAgtctggtctagaattactaacATTAccacaggggagacaacttcgTCAAGATCTCATGGAGAG GTGTCGCTGTATGCACATGTTCGTGGCCACCATGATTCTCACCTGTTCAGGTATTCTGGAGAGAGCCAGGATGTTGAGTCAGTGGATTAACATTGCCATGGAGCTGAGGACATCCATGGGGAACCTGTTTGGCTTCACTGCCGTTATGGAAGGATTGATGGCTGATGAG ATCCAGAGATTACGAGATACTTGGATGATTTTGCGGCAAAACCACACCAGTAGTGCTTTCTTGTTCGACACGAAACTAAAAACTTTCCATAAGACGCTGACAGACGCCAATGGGGCGCTTCCTGTCCAAAACATCTGCATTCCCAACGTCGCGTCGTACATCAGCCTGATGGAGCGTGATTCGAACAACATCATGGACATGTTGCCATGGGAATCTGTGGATGATGAGGCTGGATTGGACGCATTTTTATCGCATCTCGAAATGGGGCGTGAGATTTCAAGTCAGTTCAACACCTATCGTGCCATGGGACAGGCGGTGCTGAAGGACTTTAGGGAGGACCGCGAACTGCGCGATACATTCATGACCGCATTTCATCTGCGGTTGCTTTGGGGTTCACGAGGGGCGGGTGTGAACCGACCAGACCGATACAACAAGTATAAACAATTAATGATGGTTTTGTCGGAGAGAGCCGAGAAACCAGATGATGTTGGCACAGAATTGTAG
- the LOC135480635 gene encoding breast cancer anti-estrogen resistance protein 3 homolog isoform X3: MENVELETLLNQLFQWENLPPPKCTLYPRYDYDELDRSLNLLGKRGQGQVPSSPSPPSQLPTSSGLQRSQSAHAAAPYGSIYQDCNALTASPEKMQQDLQTELRGDSNELSSHIWYHGNIPRQRAEKLVESKGDYLVRDCVSQPGNFVLTCNWMGVALHFIINAKVVNPAAGGPPRVFYQFEDVSCQSVPDLLQYYRDMAKPVTESSGVIITNPIGRSMPLSYYDTKYGATANLSAKLGLQGTHTPSQSPKPSPFASPNRSPKLRRTPHRTGSQPLLSVDRGNKARSPSPLADQFGSLPSINNAPPPCPKTQGVLSPVVGFHHRSGSEPLLTPTNEHVTFSYEADFEEKMTPASSDSSLNKAPPPKPSRVPSVKYVKKPKVQLRNKKLYEDEEDRDYTDYDTIKSKPSWLKSYLGETEGAKRQLQAGDLTQVTMNTSHGDQNIYDNNVVKGHTEPIYEALQDNSEKYKRQNGTKSSQMQNGNSDSTNKNDDKGGFQETFYDVDFLRNRVIHLPKPDNEPGFNVDSFTTSLLPQENRPLEASGMVKVKTLLLECNAKILARHLTQVDLEVSKVIGEDDLGLGVQSGLELLTLPQGRQLRQDLMERCRCMHMFVATMILTCSGILERARMLSQWINIAMELRTSMGNLFGFTAVMEGLMADEIQRLRDTWMILRQNHTSSAFLFDTKLKTFHKTLTDANGALPVQNICIPNVASYISLMERDSNNIMDMLPWESVDDEAGLDAFLSHLEMGREISSQFNTYRAMGQAVLKDFREDRELRDTFMTAFHLRLLWGSRGAGVNRPDRYNKYKQLMMVLSERAEKPDDVGTEL; encoded by the exons GGAAGAGAGGTCAAGGTCAAGTGCCTTCGTCGCCTTCACCGCCATCGCAGCTGCCAACTTCCTCTGGTCTCCAGCGATCTCAGAGTGCACA tgcGGCTGCCCCATACGGTTCAATCTACCAAGACTGCAATGCGCTGACTGCGTCGCCAGAGAAAATGCAACAGGACCTGCAAACAGAGCTGCGAGGCGACTCAAATGAGTTGAGCAGCCATATTTGGTACCATGGCAACATACCACGCCAAAGAGCAGAAAAACTTGTGGAATCAAAGGGAGACTACTTGGTAAGGGACTGCGTCTCTCAGCCTGGGAACTTTGTTCTGACCTGTAACTGGATGGGTGTGGCCTTGCATTTTATAATCAATGCAAAAGTGGTTAACCCTGCAGCGGGAGGACCCCCACGAGTGTTTTACCAGTTCGAGGATGTGTCATGTCAGAGCGTCCCCGATCTCCTGCAGTATTATCGTGACATGGCTAAGCCAGTCACAGAGAGCTCCGGAGTTATCATCACCAATCCCATTGGTAGATCCATGCCACTCAGTTATTATGACACCAAGTATGGTGCCACTGCGAACCTGAGCGCCAAACTTGGCCTGCAGGGCACCCACACACCAAGCCAGAGTCCGAAACCAAGCCCCTTTGCATCGCCGAATCGTAGCCCGAAATTACGCAGGACCCCTCATCGAACAGGAAGTCAGCCATTGCTGTCTGTTGACCGTGGAAATAAGGCACGGTCGCCGTCCCCATTGGCCGATCAGTTTGGCAGCTTGCCAAGCATAAACAACGCACCCCCGCCTTGTCCAAAAACTCAAGGGGTTTTGTCCCCTGTGGTGGGATTTCATCACCGCTCTGGCAGTGAGCCCCTGCTGACACCCACCAATGAACATGTGACATTTAGTTACGAGGCAGATTTTGAAGAGAAAATGACTCCGGCGAGTTCAGATAGCAGCCTGAATAAAGCACCGCCCCCAAAACCTAGCCGAGTACCCTCTGTGAAGTATGTGAAGAAGCCGAAAGTCCAGCTGAGAAACAAGAAACTCTACGAGGATGAGGAGGATCGCGATTACACGGACTACGATACGATTAAATCCAAACCTAGCTGGCTGAAGTCTTATCTGGGTGAAACAGAGGGGGCCAAACGCCAGCTCCAGGCTGGTGACCTTACTCAGGTGACTATGAACACTTCGCATGGCGATCAAAACATTTACGACAACAACGTGGTGAAGGGACACACAGAGCCCATTTATGAAGCTCTCCAGGACAATTCTGAAAAGTACAAAAGGCAAAATGGCACCAAGTCTTCTCAGATGCAAAACGGTAATTCTGACTCTACCAACAAGAACGATGACAAAGGAGGTTTCCAAGAGACGTTTTACGATGTGGACTTTTTGCGAAACCGTGTGATACATTTACCAAAGCCAGACAATGAACCGGGTTTTAATGTCGACTCCTTTACAACGTCGCTTTTACCGCAGGAAAATCGTCCTCTGGAGGCGTCAGGGATGGTCAAGGTGAAAACACTGTTGTTAGAATGTAACGCCAAGATTTTGGCAAGACATTTGACTCAAGTTGACCTTGAAGTGTCAAAGGTTATAGGTGAAGATGACCTTGGCCTTGGAGTTCAgtctggtctagaattactaacATTAccacaggggagacaacttcgTCAAGATCTCATGGAGAG GTGTCGCTGTATGCACATGTTCGTGGCCACCATGATTCTCACCTGTTCAGGTATTCTGGAGAGAGCCAGGATGTTGAGTCAGTGGATTAACATTGCCATGGAGCTGAGGACATCCATGGGGAACCTGTTTGGCTTCACTGCCGTTATGGAAGGATTGATGGCTGATGAG ATCCAGAGATTACGAGATACTTGGATGATTTTGCGGCAAAACCACACCAGTAGTGCTTTCTTGTTCGACACGAAACTAAAAACTTTCCATAAGACGCTGACAGACGCCAATGGGGCGCTTCCTGTCCAAAACATCTGCATTCCCAACGTCGCGTCGTACATCAGCCTGATGGAGCGTGATTCGAACAACATCATGGACATGTTGCCATGGGAATCTGTGGATGATGAGGCTGGATTGGACGCATTTTTATCGCATCTCGAAATGGGGCGTGAGATTTCAAGTCAGTTCAACACCTATCGTGCCATGGGACAGGCGGTGCTGAAGGACTTTAGGGAGGACCGCGAACTGCGCGATACATTCATGACCGCATTTCATCTGCGGTTGCTTTGGGGTTCACGAGGGGCGGGTGTGAACCGACCAGACCGATACAACAAGTATAAACAATTAATGATGGTTTTGTCGGAGAGAGCCGAGAAACCAGATGATGTTGGCACAGAATTGTAG